In Risungbinella massiliensis, a single window of DNA contains:
- a CDS encoding ATP-binding protein: MSKVTFPIKYFEDNLIFHVGGSVSAYYEIQTYNYDFRSLDDQLSLHSNLEAFYWNINLPTHLLMVPDYASLEDYKIAMKNRLSSRLLEVGEQHIEASLNHLRGRELYQHRFFIGVELKDTSPKGNFWREIQYAWRDFKRYLHDQSGTDAPEILEEEIHAYQVQEEMIQSRMNGYLRVRRVDSSDMEWLIRRGFYRGISETPRRHQWRPKTIPVEVGQKNAIRPTRDILNLTEGKFDDSSGRRLIVEQFVNGRSRKGHMAFLTISHIPDKAPFPGIEWLYNLQRLSFPVEATLRTETLGYRKALKQVMNKKKELKAEDEHATESGEDTSFHILNSKQEALELENNLRTDKFPLLISSIVLCVSASTSDELDLRIQLVKDLYADMLIQIEIPYGDQWRGFNEFIPGSKRLITDYIHHMDPTAVAASMVGATRQLGDGYGSFIGMSQNLPVFFQHDRGPKDERLSTTASAAFIGSLGAGKSLGANLFTYQALLNGARVLIFDPKDERGHWPDHLPELKPYTNIVTLRASLEDRGKLDPLMGAKNTSELTSAGETAKKILQFLARASDGTYEAIAIGKAVDHVIQNENASMTAVLLHLIEVVKDLPAKRKDSLEEIIDVLSYLATSGQGQLLFGDGSQEAIDLSKPLTILQVEDLQLPDESQTDFGRMGIAILMAISDFSRRFSNQSSDEFKMVLFDESWRLAKVREGRAVLEELVRTGRSKNSAIYLVSQNAKDMLGEEIRSNLGCRFVFRCRDQKEAEAACQILGIEATEMNVDRIRNLPTGICLMSDLEKRVNELEIRVVEKRLFQAFDTRPGQSKSNKGREEHTIVAP; the protein is encoded by the coding sequence ATGAGCAAAGTAACATTTCCAATCAAGTATTTTGAAGACAATCTCATATTTCATGTGGGTGGCTCTGTCTCTGCATATTATGAAATTCAAACTTACAACTATGATTTTCGGTCATTGGATGATCAATTAAGCCTCCATAGTAATTTGGAGGCTTTTTATTGGAATATTAACTTACCAACACATCTCTTGATGGTACCAGACTATGCAAGTTTAGAAGATTATAAGATTGCAATGAAAAATAGATTATCTAGCCGTTTATTAGAAGTAGGAGAACAGCATATCGAAGCGAGCCTCAATCATCTGAGAGGAAGAGAGCTGTACCAGCATCGCTTCTTTATTGGTGTAGAGTTGAAAGATACGTCACCAAAAGGGAACTTCTGGCGAGAGATCCAGTATGCTTGGAGAGATTTTAAACGGTATTTACATGACCAATCTGGCACAGATGCTCCCGAAATTTTAGAAGAAGAGATTCATGCGTACCAAGTCCAAGAAGAGATGATTCAATCACGAATGAATGGCTATTTACGAGTGAGACGTGTAGATTCTTCTGATATGGAATGGCTCATTCGCCGTGGATTTTACCGGGGAATCAGCGAGACTCCCAGAAGGCATCAATGGCGTCCCAAAACGATTCCCGTAGAAGTGGGACAGAAGAATGCGATACGGCCTACTAGGGATATCTTGAACCTTACAGAGGGGAAATTTGATGATTCTAGTGGTCGCAGATTAATCGTAGAACAATTCGTCAATGGTCGAAGCCGTAAGGGGCATATGGCATTTCTCACCATCTCTCATATTCCAGACAAAGCCCCATTTCCAGGTATTGAGTGGTTATACAATTTGCAGAGGCTCTCTTTTCCTGTAGAAGCAACGCTACGAACAGAAACGCTTGGTTATCGCAAAGCACTCAAACAAGTAATGAATAAAAAGAAAGAATTAAAAGCAGAAGATGAGCATGCCACAGAAAGTGGGGAAGATACTTCCTTCCATATCCTAAATAGCAAGCAGGAAGCCTTGGAATTGGAAAATAATCTTCGTACGGACAAGTTTCCGCTTCTTATCAGTTCCATTGTACTCTGTGTATCCGCTTCTACTTCAGATGAATTGGACTTGCGTATTCAATTGGTTAAAGACCTATATGCAGATATGTTGATCCAGATCGAGATTCCGTATGGCGATCAATGGAGGGGATTTAACGAGTTTATACCAGGCTCCAAACGACTCATTACCGATTACATTCATCATATGGATCCAACAGCTGTTGCAGCTAGTATGGTAGGGGCAACACGTCAGCTGGGAGATGGCTATGGAAGCTTTATTGGCATGTCGCAAAATTTACCAGTCTTTTTTCAACATGACCGAGGTCCTAAAGACGAGCGTCTCAGTACTACCGCTTCTGCTGCTTTTATTGGTTCTTTAGGTGCAGGGAAGTCTTTAGGAGCCAATTTATTTACTTATCAAGCTTTGTTAAATGGTGCCAGAGTCCTTATTTTTGATCCAAAAGATGAGCGGGGCCATTGGCCAGATCATCTTCCAGAGTTGAAACCATACACCAACATTGTGACTTTGCGAGCTTCTCTTGAAGACAGAGGTAAGTTAGATCCTTTGATGGGTGCGAAAAATACTTCAGAGTTAACTTCCGCAGGAGAGACTGCCAAAAAAATACTTCAATTTTTAGCACGAGCCTCTGATGGTACATATGAAGCCATCGCAATTGGAAAAGCAGTGGATCATGTCATTCAGAATGAGAATGCCTCTATGACAGCAGTATTGCTACATTTAATTGAAGTGGTGAAGGATCTTCCCGCTAAACGCAAAGATAGTCTCGAGGAGATTATTGATGTCCTAAGTTATTTAGCTACTTCTGGACAAGGACAACTTTTATTTGGAGATGGTTCGCAAGAGGCAATTGATCTCTCCAAACCGCTCACCATCCTACAAGTAGAAGATTTGCAATTACCTGATGAGAGCCAAACAGATTTCGGTCGAATGGGGATCGCGATTCTTATGGCAATCTCCGACTTTTCAAGGCGGTTTTCTAATCAATCTTCTGATGAGTTCAAAATGGTACTCTTTGACGAGTCATGGCGCTTAGCCAAAGTTAGGGAAGGTAGAGCCGTACTAGAAGAACTAGTACGTACCGGACGTAGTAAAAACTCTGCCATTTATCTAGTTAGTCAAAATGCCAAAGATATGTTAGGTGAAGAGATTCGCTCGAACCTAGGATGTCGGTTTGTCTTCCGTTGCCGAGATCAAAAGGAAGCAGAAGCAGCTTGTCAGATATTAGGGATTGAAGCTACCGAGATGAACGTAGACCGAATCCGCAATCTACCAACTGGGATCTGCCTTATGTCCGATTTAGAAAAACGAGTAAATGAATTAGAAATCAGAGTTGTGGAAAAACGGCTTTTCCAAGCGTTCGATACAAGACCAGGACAGTCTAAATCAAACAAAGGGCGAGAAGAACATACTATCGTCGCCCCATAG
- a CDS encoding type IV secretory system conjugative DNA transfer family protein: protein MSWFKTPKGGDNELAKATKYILYGVLGIGGLYLLARLREYLLVKLEGDKVNETEQTANVIKDTMVDTGSSIVSVVLWLLFIAVLLTVLYLLGKWLLISYYRNLAARGVRYLRILPSSDTKLEVEKVMLMVKSFGGMFRIWKFRIRFGSPWFRLRFAMGPDSDEIGIYLAYPRDKKSSVYDTIRSVYPNAELHELEAAQFPQVQSGGAGGHFTLKSGVKKGLPLASFEQKKESPLGNILNSLRRGTILDLQFSPTSWSALDERSDRVKEELKDKNIADMTPDEKAKRFSLIRRLTGRELSFEVRMSLWSNSPNAISVCRSTATALETALNYDGAIRYWPQKLWNPLRDRNPMPYPWPFTIMTWSGDELANLFHLPPSNHWIYQEPPVGTDSRGYLAHLLPHQAAIQEEDFQEGVKIGLEKHPLAVREVRLPYEQLSKHFLLTGASGMGKSSCAVEMLQSMVDAWVEDPDQQPGFTLIDPAREIISVMENRLRYLESQGKQVPLDKIHHYSLSPDTTHAVALNLLHVEEHDSISQTAEQLAEVILYQSDDSDTWIRAKRLLSMAIHSLLEDNHKHTLLEVDEFLRNTAFRSKVLQNGVDPYVRRFWTKMDESELKIEVEPVLQQMDRLFQDPILRCFYLQKDMSLNIKQFMNEGHIVMFDLYDLNDHELAISVGHLVHSYHRVAKRRTTGSKFHLMMIEEAQLVQLPYFAKILSEDRKYDFGIGWITREIDSFENEDLVQAMKANLGAILSCGQQEGSDKVESLSRGYLPATFLEGLSERNVAVSVRMKRKQKSVTSTFVVECPPPVVYLANGNIANHRNAEKEEAFQWGVNWGLERMKSSPECRPIGEVSSEVGRYMDQSYETNL from the coding sequence ATGAGTTGGTTCAAAACGCCTAAAGGTGGGGATAATGAATTGGCTAAAGCTACAAAATACATTTTATATGGTGTGCTAGGGATTGGCGGATTATATCTTCTTGCCAGACTTCGTGAATATCTCCTCGTAAAGTTAGAGGGCGATAAGGTAAATGAGACAGAGCAGACTGCAAATGTGATCAAAGATACGATGGTCGATACCGGAAGTTCAATCGTTAGTGTGGTGTTATGGCTACTATTTATTGCAGTATTACTAACGGTGCTCTATCTGTTAGGCAAGTGGTTACTCATTAGTTATTATCGAAACCTAGCTGCTAGAGGTGTTCGATATCTACGTATTTTGCCTTCTAGTGACACGAAGCTAGAAGTAGAGAAAGTAATGTTAATGGTAAAGTCCTTTGGTGGGATGTTTCGAATCTGGAAATTTCGTATACGCTTTGGAAGCCCGTGGTTTCGCCTGCGATTTGCGATGGGACCCGATTCGGATGAGATTGGGATCTACTTAGCTTATCCACGTGATAAAAAGAGTAGCGTTTATGATACGATTCGCAGTGTTTATCCAAATGCTGAACTACATGAATTAGAGGCAGCCCAATTTCCACAGGTTCAAAGTGGGGGTGCCGGTGGGCATTTCACGCTAAAAAGTGGAGTGAAAAAAGGGCTACCACTTGCTTCTTTTGAACAAAAGAAAGAAAGCCCACTTGGTAATATTTTGAATTCCTTACGTCGTGGGACTATTTTGGATCTACAATTCTCTCCGACAAGCTGGTCTGCGCTCGATGAACGTTCAGATCGAGTGAAAGAAGAGTTAAAGGACAAGAATATTGCCGATATGACTCCAGATGAAAAGGCAAAGCGATTTAGCTTGATTCGTAGGTTAACTGGGAGAGAGTTGTCATTTGAAGTACGTATGTCGTTATGGTCCAATTCTCCCAATGCGATCTCTGTTTGTCGTTCGACTGCGACTGCTTTAGAAACAGCGCTCAATTATGATGGGGCAATTCGATATTGGCCACAAAAGCTTTGGAATCCGCTACGAGACCGTAATCCCATGCCTTATCCATGGCCATTTACGATTATGACATGGTCAGGTGATGAGTTAGCGAACCTATTTCATCTTCCACCTAGCAACCATTGGATTTATCAAGAGCCACCAGTAGGTACAGATTCGAGAGGCTATTTGGCTCATCTTCTTCCACATCAAGCTGCGATCCAAGAAGAGGATTTCCAGGAGGGTGTAAAGATTGGCCTAGAAAAACACCCTTTAGCCGTTCGAGAAGTGCGTTTGCCATATGAACAGTTGAGTAAACACTTCTTACTCACAGGAGCCAGTGGGATGGGGAAATCTAGTTGTGCGGTGGAGATGCTTCAGTCCATGGTGGATGCATGGGTGGAAGATCCTGACCAACAACCTGGCTTTACCCTGATCGATCCAGCTCGGGAAATCATTTCGGTAATGGAAAATCGACTGCGATATTTAGAGAGTCAAGGGAAGCAAGTCCCATTGGATAAAATACATCACTATAGCTTGTCACCCGATACCACTCATGCGGTAGCATTAAATCTGCTACATGTTGAGGAACATGATTCCATCAGTCAGACAGCTGAGCAATTGGCAGAAGTAATTCTCTATCAGAGCGATGACTCTGATACATGGATTCGTGCAAAAAGGCTATTGTCGATGGCCATTCATAGTTTACTGGAAGATAACCACAAGCACACTTTGCTTGAGGTAGATGAATTTCTCCGTAATACAGCATTTCGGTCTAAGGTTTTGCAAAATGGCGTAGATCCTTATGTAAGACGTTTTTGGACCAAGATGGATGAATCAGAACTCAAAATAGAAGTAGAGCCAGTATTACAACAGATGGATCGTCTTTTCCAAGATCCGATTCTGCGATGTTTCTACCTCCAAAAAGATATGAGTTTGAACATTAAGCAATTTATGAATGAAGGCCACATTGTAATGTTTGATCTCTATGATCTAAATGATCATGAGTTGGCGATCTCAGTCGGACATTTAGTTCATTCCTATCATCGAGTAGCCAAAAGACGTACGACTGGGTCTAAGTTTCATTTGATGATGATTGAAGAAGCACAGTTAGTTCAGCTTCCTTATTTTGCAAAAATTTTATCAGAGGATCGCAAATACGACTTTGGAATTGGCTGGATCACCAGAGAGATAGATTCTTTTGAGAACGAGGATTTGGTCCAAGCAATGAAAGCAAACCTCGGAGCAATTCTCAGTTGTGGGCAACAAGAAGGTTCCGACAAAGTTGAATCTCTTAGTCGTGGATATCTACCCGCTACGTTTTTGGAAGGTTTATCAGAGAGAAATGTAGCAGTCTCTGTACGAATGAAGCGAAAGCAAAAGAGTGTCACTTCTACTTTTGTAGTGGAATGTCCACCACCTGTTGTCTATCTAGCTAATGGAAATATTGCTAACCATCGAAATGCAGAGAAAGAAGAGGCTTTTCAATGGGGAGTGAACTGGGGACTGGAGCGAATGAAATCTTCTCCAGAATGCAGACCAATTGGTGAAGTCTCTTCCGAAGTAGGTAGGTATATGGATCAATCTTATGAAACGAATTTGTAA
- a CDS encoding CD3337/EF1877 family mobilome membrane protein, with amino-acid sequence MLKTKSWVTVLVILVCFFSLGSSAAAEDPPATPPSPNPAPTEEKAGFNLLTDILVVFPNDRIEKAKDNDYTPEFSKYTPSRYSLEMLVQERSTWDIGLDAFTDSAYVLLHGLMNLIWQALLVWDFMVILAVEQAFSLDIVNIMADQVEVVIQGIAGFNGSGIGNTGIWGNFLVLTIICAGAWIAYKGLYKKDTTSAWSAIISTVFIMMVAFTFFANSSGIMKYLNKTSSDISQELLGVGLSIGSVAGENSRTISSGPNTNIADVNQGNPVKKEIEPYRKDVTSMKTADKVYKILIYDPYVMLQYGKTQVDDKTVEQLLNQKVGSAEREKAVLIEKNGNSALNKEPNIMFTSQGLFQRLGMLLLLCIAHFVIGVVFLAISLAMIVYQFFFVIFAMFAPFAFLMALYPTWSGVAMNWVKGFIGYQLKKILLGLLLSLILTISDMLYSIASPDDVGYAWTIILQIALVVGVFWKRNELIGIVNSSAGKVSAMADFYNKDNRKMLIEYVDKASSKVRSSIPRGQ; translated from the coding sequence ATGTTGAAAACAAAAAGCTGGGTGACTGTTTTGGTCATTCTGGTCTGTTTCTTTAGTTTAGGTAGCTCAGCTGCAGCCGAAGACCCACCAGCTACCCCGCCATCACCTAACCCAGCCCCCACCGAAGAAAAAGCAGGGTTTAACTTATTAACAGATATATTGGTTGTATTTCCAAATGATCGAATTGAAAAAGCGAAAGATAATGACTATACACCCGAATTTAGTAAATACACTCCTAGTAGATACTCTCTGGAGATGTTAGTGCAAGAAAGATCAACATGGGATATTGGATTAGATGCATTTACTGATTCTGCGTATGTATTATTGCATGGATTGATGAATCTGATCTGGCAAGCTCTTTTGGTCTGGGATTTTATGGTGATTTTGGCGGTTGAACAGGCTTTTTCGCTAGATATCGTTAATATTATGGCGGATCAAGTGGAGGTAGTAATACAAGGAATTGCTGGATTTAACGGTAGTGGTATTGGAAATACAGGGATATGGGGTAACTTTCTAGTACTTACTATTATTTGTGCAGGGGCATGGATTGCCTACAAAGGATTATATAAAAAAGATACAACCAGTGCGTGGTCAGCGATAATCTCCACTGTTTTTATCATGATGGTTGCATTCACATTTTTTGCAAACTCTTCAGGCATCATGAAATATCTCAACAAAACAAGTAGTGATATAAGCCAAGAATTGTTAGGTGTGGGATTAAGTATTGGAAGTGTAGCGGGAGAAAATAGTAGAACGATTAGCAGTGGTCCAAATACCAATATTGCAGATGTGAACCAAGGAAATCCAGTAAAAAAAGAGATAGAACCGTACCGTAAAGATGTTACTTCCATGAAAACTGCAGATAAGGTATACAAAATTTTAATTTATGATCCCTATGTAATGCTCCAATATGGAAAGACCCAAGTGGATGACAAAACAGTAGAACAACTTCTTAATCAAAAAGTGGGTAGCGCAGAAAGAGAGAAAGCTGTTCTAATAGAAAAGAACGGAAACAGTGCCCTTAATAAAGAACCAAATATAATGTTTACATCTCAAGGATTGTTCCAACGATTAGGGATGCTATTGTTGCTTTGTATTGCTCATTTTGTAATCGGGGTAGTTTTTTTAGCTATCTCTTTGGCAATGATTGTCTACCAATTTTTCTTTGTGATCTTCGCTATGTTTGCTCCGTTTGCTTTTTTAATGGCACTATATCCAACATGGTCTGGTGTCGCAATGAATTGGGTGAAAGGTTTTATTGGATACCAGCTTAAGAAGATTTTACTTGGATTATTGTTAAGCCTTATATTAACCATTTCGGATATGCTTTACAGCATCGCTTCACCTGATGATGTAGGCTATGCTTGGACTATTATCCTCCAAATCGCTTTAGTAGTCGGTGTTTTCTGGAAACGTAATGAGTTGATTGGGATTGTGAACTCCTCTGCTGGAAAGGTTTCGGCGATGGCAGATTTCTATAATAAAGACAATCGAAAAATGCTCATTGAGTATGTAGATAAGGCTTCTTCAAAGGTTCGGTCTAGCATACCAAGAGGACAGTGA
- a CDS encoding TcpE family conjugal transfer membrane protein — translation MKQIRVYNQVFRIEKTVYSIQGIHLPIPISYRELAFFTGTLFVMILLNKVPPFSLVEYFLIKFIAIPALVAWFFTRKTLDGKAPHRFILCYLEHRFSNHRFARYQKITPKKESVYQYDGIVAYRHKNSGGESR, via the coding sequence ATGAAACAGATCCGAGTATATAATCAGGTCTTTCGAATAGAAAAAACAGTCTATTCTATTCAAGGAATCCATCTGCCAATTCCGATTTCATACCGAGAACTAGCTTTTTTCACAGGTACTCTTTTTGTGATGATTCTACTTAACAAAGTGCCACCATTTAGCCTAGTGGAATATTTTCTGATCAAGTTTATTGCCATTCCGGCATTAGTTGCTTGGTTTTTTACGAGAAAGACATTAGATGGAAAAGCGCCACACCGTTTTATCTTATGTTATTTGGAACATCGTTTCTCCAATCATCGGTTTGCTCGATATCAAAAAATAACACCTAAAAAAGAATCGGTCTATCAATATGATGGGATCGTTGCCTATCGACACAAGAACAGCGGAGGGGAGAGCAGATGA
- a CDS encoding conjugal transfer protein, whose protein sequence is MSPSKRKLFRILFWTLLSYTALSTTIVWAIQLGLIPTFLKQTPVASQQVTNSNNPDVWSESTFAERFTREFLWWNVGSADSRKERLKDYLASNIDVEGGLDTDAADYHSLVDAVNVWKIQDREGAKGVKEVTVQAELTLTNVENSNDKKRAVYQLVIPIMRSGSSYRVVDKPYFVSMPVGGPLNAQKEEAPKGEVVTEEVRLKVDQFLGSFWENYFTGKVEELNYFVRSKEPITGYENRFQFVEMRNLKVLKQESGFVAYGDVTLKDKNSGFESTVRYKLGLLQEGDRWYVTQIRQGEV, encoded by the coding sequence ATGTCACCGTCCAAGCGGAAGCTGTTTCGCATACTATTTTGGACTCTACTTAGTTATACCGCACTAAGCACCACGATTGTTTGGGCAATTCAATTGGGTCTTATCCCAACTTTTTTGAAACAAACTCCTGTAGCCAGCCAGCAGGTCACAAACAGTAATAATCCCGATGTATGGAGTGAGAGCACTTTTGCGGAGAGATTTACTAGAGAATTTTTATGGTGGAATGTAGGAAGTGCGGATTCCAGAAAAGAAAGGTTAAAAGACTACCTGGCTTCCAATATCGATGTAGAAGGTGGTTTAGACACCGATGCAGCCGACTATCATTCATTGGTAGATGCGGTCAATGTTTGGAAGATCCAAGACCGAGAAGGAGCAAAGGGAGTTAAGGAAGTAACAGTGCAAGCAGAGTTAACACTCACAAATGTAGAAAATTCAAATGACAAAAAACGTGCTGTTTACCAGTTGGTGATACCTATTATGCGATCTGGTAGCTCCTATCGAGTAGTCGATAAACCATATTTTGTTAGTATGCCTGTTGGAGGACCTCTAAATGCCCAAAAGGAAGAGGCACCTAAAGGGGAAGTGGTCACAGAAGAGGTTCGACTTAAGGTAGATCAGTTCTTAGGTTCTTTTTGGGAGAATTATTTTACAGGTAAAGTCGAAGAGCTAAATTATTTTGTTCGATCAAAGGAACCGATTACTGGATACGAAAATCGATTCCAGTTTGTAGAGATGAGAAATTTAAAAGTATTGAAACAGGAAAGTGGTTTTGTCGCATATGGTGATGTAACACTAAAAGATAAAAATAGCGGATTTGAATCTACTGTGCGATACAAATTGGGTCTTTTGCAAGAAGGCGACCGTTGGTATGTGACACAGATTCGACAAGGGGAGGTATAG
- a CDS encoding class D sortase, translating to MKWDKMIALCLVIGGTGYASYSLVSYYQQATLVQTIEVPPVSHQTKQQEQTIPTGNSHTSGEQWVIYPQEAHPKKGEHFADLYIPRLKAVLPIIEGTNEEELEKGVGHFSGSVLPGEPDNTVLSGHRDTVFREMGQMQEGDEFHVQTSQGTFIYVIRKMWITDEDDRTVIVSHDKPILTVTTCYPFRYIGPAPQRYIMQAELKQRI from the coding sequence ATGAAATGGGATAAGATGATTGCGCTTTGCTTGGTGATTGGGGGAACTGGATACGCTAGTTATTCTCTCGTTTCCTACTATCAACAAGCAACACTCGTTCAAACAATAGAAGTTCCACCTGTTTCTCATCAAACCAAACAACAAGAACAAACTATTCCAACGGGTAATTCCCACACTTCTGGTGAGCAGTGGGTTATTTATCCACAGGAAGCTCATCCCAAAAAAGGAGAACACTTTGCTGATCTGTATATTCCGAGATTAAAAGCGGTTCTACCTATTATCGAGGGTACTAATGAAGAGGAATTAGAGAAAGGAGTAGGCCATTTTTCAGGTAGTGTCCTACCAGGGGAACCAGATAATACAGTCTTATCCGGACATCGAGACACTGTTTTCCGAGAGATGGGCCAGATGCAAGAAGGAGACGAATTCCATGTTCAGACCAGTCAAGGGACATTTATCTATGTGATTCGTAAGATGTGGATAACAGATGAAGATGATCGCACTGTGATTGTTTCACACGACAAACCGATTCTTACAGTTACCACGTGTTATCCATTTCGTTATATAGGTCCAGCTCCGCAACGGTACATTATGCAGGCGGAATTGAAACAGAGGATCTAG
- a CDS encoding M23 family metallopeptidase — MEPVTTAAVAAAADVVANRKEYFGPKALISTLVVILVFLWLVFAPFSRVSVANGMSSTGDQCVPSGASTSTLETIEKSVESDSTLKGKASLIESTANANNIPPTLFAAILLVDSKEIAKKPKVDDEIKSRGTKFKGVQSPTEAAAKKDGDTAAKNQWESSLGSKYEGMGGTPIDCAGYYLQSGSGYFQFPLKKITVTSWFDWRDSPTGGQGREHHGGIDFDCGPLSNPDKVFAARKGTASVKVDPGGFGNYVVIDHGDGMQSYYGHLEKATISNGQVNQGQMIGYCGTTGRSTGTHLHFEVRKDGTAVNPKGYLPPIN, encoded by the coding sequence ATGGAACCAGTAACAACTGCTGCGGTTGCAGCTGCTGCTGATGTGGTAGCAAACCGCAAAGAATATTTTGGACCAAAAGCATTGATCAGCACTCTTGTCGTTATTTTAGTTTTTCTTTGGTTGGTTTTTGCTCCGTTTTCGAGAGTATCAGTTGCCAATGGTATGTCCTCTACAGGAGATCAATGTGTACCGAGTGGTGCCTCTACTTCCACGTTAGAAACAATTGAAAAAAGCGTAGAATCTGATTCTACACTTAAAGGAAAAGCGTCTCTTATTGAAAGCACAGCGAATGCCAATAATATACCCCCAACTTTATTTGCTGCGATTTTGTTAGTAGATAGTAAAGAGATCGCCAAAAAGCCCAAAGTGGATGATGAAATCAAAAGCAGAGGAACGAAGTTCAAGGGGGTACAATCTCCAACGGAAGCTGCTGCCAAAAAAGATGGGGATACTGCTGCAAAGAACCAATGGGAGAGTAGCTTAGGTAGTAAATATGAGGGAATGGGTGGAACTCCAATTGATTGTGCTGGATATTATCTACAGTCAGGAAGTGGTTATTTTCAGTTTCCGCTAAAGAAAATTACCGTAACCAGTTGGTTTGATTGGCGAGATAGTCCGACAGGCGGTCAAGGTAGAGAACATCATGGTGGAATTGATTTTGACTGCGGCCCTTTAAGTAACCCAGATAAAGTTTTTGCTGCCAGAAAAGGAACAGCTAGCGTAAAGGTAGACCCAGGTGGTTTTGGTAACTATGTGGTTATTGACCATGGAGACGGCATGCAATCTTACTACGGTCACTTAGAGAAAGCGACGATTTCAAATGGCCAAGTCAATCAAGGTCAAATGATTGGTTACTGTGGAACCACAGGAAGAAGTACAGGAACCCACTTGCATTTTGAAGTTAGAAAAGATGGAACTGCTGTAAATCCAAAAGGTTATTTGCCTCCTATCAATTAG